From Marivirga harenae, one genomic window encodes:
- a CDS encoding DUF202 domain-containing protein yields MMKKLKIPKIVPDYQNKEKIILRDFLALERTTLANERTLFAYIRTSLYLILGGIAFLKMESLQTVQWLAYLSFGISLIMIIYGIVRYFKLKRKLQKFYDEDAMKPFEDDQKQESD; encoded by the coding sequence ATGATGAAGAAATTAAAAATACCTAAGATCGTTCCTGACTATCAAAACAAGGAAAAGATTATCTTAAGAGACTTTTTAGCCTTAGAAAGAACTACCCTGGCCAATGAGCGCACATTGTTTGCTTACATTCGCACGAGCTTATACTTAATTTTGGGAGGGATTGCATTTCTAAAAATGGAAAGTCTGCAAACTGTACAGTGGCTGGCATATTTATCCTTTGGAATAAGTTTAATAATGATTATCTATGGGATAGTCCGTTATTTCAAACTAAAACGAAAGCTGCAAAAATTTTATGACGAAGATGCTATGAAACCATTTGAAGATGATCAAAAACAAGAATCAGATTAA
- a CDS encoding universal stress protein: MYPIKKVIIGLDLSDLDKTMVEFADFLAKASAVEDVYFVNVIKNLYVPKEVLKEFPDMVENAIKERKSEMEKNFEKFSTGEHKANFHFHVQTGKIADSILKFTKEKDIDLIVMGRREKAAESGSLAQRLARRAACSLLIIPEGTTPKMDKILVPSDFSEHSKLALEEALNIAQLIDGSTEITVQNVFTVPTGYHYTGKTFEEFTEVMKKNAVKNYKKFISSIDTKGIKLKAVYSQDTNEDVTTDMIDKAHQINANAIIVGAKGRTATTAFFLGSIAERLIQLDNDIPLMIVRPKGKNAGFLEFLKEL, from the coding sequence ATGTATCCAATTAAAAAAGTAATTATAGGATTAGATTTAAGTGATTTAGACAAAACCATGGTGGAGTTTGCAGACTTTTTGGCAAAAGCTTCAGCAGTGGAAGATGTTTATTTTGTAAATGTAATTAAGAACCTTTATGTGCCTAAAGAGGTGTTGAAGGAATTTCCCGATATGGTGGAAAATGCTATTAAGGAAAGAAAAAGTGAAATGGAGAAAAATTTCGAAAAATTCTCTACTGGAGAACATAAAGCCAATTTTCATTTCCATGTTCAAACAGGTAAAATTGCAGACAGTATTCTAAAATTCACCAAAGAGAAAGATATTGATTTGATTGTAATGGGTAGAAGAGAAAAAGCTGCAGAAAGTGGTTCGCTTGCCCAAAGGCTGGCTAGAAGAGCAGCCTGTAGCCTTTTGATTATTCCTGAAGGCACTACACCAAAAATGGATAAAATCTTAGTTCCAAGTGACTTTTCAGAGCATTCTAAATTAGCTTTGGAAGAAGCACTTAATATAGCCCAACTAATCGATGGGTCTACAGAAATTACAGTTCAAAATGTCTTTACTGTACCAACAGGTTATCATTACACTGGCAAAACTTTCGAAGAATTCACAGAAGTAATGAAGAAAAATGCAGTAAAGAACTATAAAAAATTCATAAGTTCAATTGATACAAAAGGTATTAAACTTAAGGCAGTCTACTCTCAGGATACCAATGAAGATGTGACTACCGACATGATAGATAAAGCACACCAGATTAATGCGAATGCTATCATAGTTGGTGCAAAAGGACGTACTGCCACCACTGCATTCTTTTTAGGAAGTATTGCAGAAAGACTAATTCAACTAGACAATGACATTCCCCTAATGATTGTAAGACCTAAAGGTAAGAATGCCGGCTTCTTGGAATTTTTAAAAGAATTATAA
- the kdsB gene encoding 3-deoxy-manno-octulosonate cytidylyltransferase produces MDIIGIIPARYASTRFPGKPLVDIAGKTMIQRVVEQCKKSKALKKVIVATDDKRIFDHVEKLGHEVYMTSPDHKNGTERCHEALKLVSGNYDFAINIQGDEPFIDPQQIELLASILNRKTEIATLIKNIDDLEDLKNPNVIKALKADSGLALYFSRSSIPHMRNIPTEDWMKSHQHYKHIGIYAYRVDILAKLVTLSPTPLELAESLEQLRWIENGYRIKTAITPIETIGIDSPEDLERALKEMPL; encoded by the coding sequence ATGGACATAATAGGAATCATCCCAGCAAGATATGCCTCAACCAGATTTCCCGGAAAACCATTAGTTGATATTGCGGGTAAAACCATGATTCAACGAGTGGTAGAACAGTGCAAGAAAAGTAAGGCACTGAAAAAGGTAATTGTTGCTACTGATGACAAACGTATTTTCGACCATGTTGAAAAGTTAGGTCATGAAGTTTATATGACTAGCCCCGACCATAAAAATGGAACCGAAAGATGCCATGAAGCTTTAAAACTAGTTAGTGGTAACTATGATTTTGCGATCAATATCCAAGGTGACGAACCATTCATAGATCCTCAGCAAATTGAGCTTTTAGCTAGTATTTTAAACAGAAAAACAGAGATTGCTACCTTAATAAAGAATATTGATGATCTTGAAGATCTTAAAAACCCTAATGTAATAAAAGCATTAAAAGCAGATAGTGGGTTAGCCTTATATTTTTCTCGCTCTTCTATACCTCATATGAGAAATATCCCTACCGAAGATTGGATGAAAAGTCATCAACATTATAAACACATTGGAATCTATGCCTACAGGGTTGATATTCTGGCAAAATTAGTAACCCTTTCTCCTACTCCTTTAGAATTAGCTGAATCTTTAGAACAGTTAAGATGGATTGAAAATGGCTATAGAATTAAAACCGCAATTACCCCTATAGAAACAATTGGAATTGACTCTCCTGAAGATTTGGAAAGAGCTTTAAAGGAAATGCCATTATGA
- a CDS encoding muramidase family protein — protein MKIEISLISLFFLLITSLGVNASAVDSVGIEVIDGKKYIIHKLEPKETLYSLGKRYHVSVADIQEVNPQEKNGYKIDQIGRELLIPYREEQFNSSSGITTQKQEAKQHIVNAGETIYSISKQYDVSQEDIMKWNNLESTTLEIGQKLWVSNPGNFPSEDTKQGIEIDQKDKLVHVVDLGETIYSISKQYGVTQSEIIELNNLKDNNIAVGQKLIVKAKAQEKKEEPANQYQTPSVQTFHNAKKGETYKKLAEMYGLQESKLRKWNKFKDPFVGGEVIKIVPPAVEKEKSADLANEKSTIDSTDRSRLHTVQSGETLYSLSEKYGVEVEDLRKWNSLNNYQLSLGQKIYIQNPDALMADVEIEDAKKDEKPDFDTTKPKVSNPQKQDTKAYFTVEDDDMPKVDKIIEKGVAEVIEGSEGTEKYLALHRTAKIGTIMQVRNDLNDQIVFVRVLGKLPNTGVDEKVVIRISKKAFEKLGGVDYKFPVEISYLPLKD, from the coding sequence ATGAAGATAGAAATTTCATTAATCAGTTTATTTTTCTTATTAATTACATCGCTTGGAGTTAACGCTTCTGCAGTTGATTCAGTCGGAATAGAAGTCATTGATGGCAAAAAATATATAATTCATAAATTAGAACCTAAAGAGACGCTTTACTCTTTAGGGAAACGCTATCATGTTTCCGTTGCGGACATTCAAGAGGTGAATCCACAAGAAAAGAATGGGTATAAAATTGATCAAATCGGTCGTGAATTACTGATTCCATATCGAGAAGAACAGTTCAATTCTTCGTCTGGAATAACTACCCAAAAGCAAGAAGCAAAACAACATATTGTAAATGCAGGCGAAACTATATATTCAATTTCGAAGCAATATGACGTCAGTCAAGAAGATATTATGAAATGGAATAATTTAGAATCTACTACATTAGAAATCGGACAAAAATTGTGGGTCAGTAATCCTGGCAATTTCCCTTCGGAAGATACTAAACAAGGGATTGAAATTGATCAAAAAGATAAACTTGTACACGTGGTTGATTTAGGTGAAACTATTTACAGTATTTCCAAACAATATGGCGTTACACAGAGTGAAATTATTGAGTTAAATAATTTGAAAGACAATAATATAGCAGTTGGGCAAAAACTAATTGTAAAGGCTAAAGCTCAAGAGAAAAAAGAGGAGCCTGCTAATCAATATCAAACGCCAAGTGTACAGACTTTCCATAATGCAAAGAAAGGGGAGACTTATAAAAAGTTGGCTGAAATGTATGGTTTGCAAGAATCGAAACTTAGAAAGTGGAATAAATTCAAAGATCCATTTGTTGGAGGAGAGGTAATTAAAATTGTACCCCCTGCAGTTGAAAAAGAAAAATCAGCTGACTTGGCCAATGAAAAAAGTACGATAGATTCCACTGATCGGTCTAGATTACATACAGTTCAGTCAGGTGAAACATTGTACAGCCTATCTGAAAAGTATGGTGTTGAAGTTGAAGACTTGAGGAAATGGAATAGTTTGAACAACTACCAATTGAGCCTTGGACAAAAAATTTATATTCAAAATCCGGATGCACTGATGGCTGATGTAGAAATAGAAGACGCCAAAAAAGACGAGAAGCCAGATTTTGATACTACTAAGCCAAAAGTATCCAACCCTCAAAAACAAGATACAAAAGCTTATTTTACGGTGGAAGATGATGACATGCCGAAAGTGGATAAAATTATTGAAAAGGGCGTTGCTGAGGTAATTGAGGGATCTGAGGGTACAGAAAAGTATCTGGCACTTCATAGAACAGCTAAAATTGGTACCATCATGCAGGTGCGAAATGATTTAAACGATCAAATTGTTTTTGTAAGGGTTTTAGGGAAGCTGCCGAACACTGGCGTAGATGAGAAAGTTGTAATCAGGATTTCCAAAAAGGCGTTCGAGAAGCTGGGCGGTGTTGATTACAAATTTCCTGTTGAAATTAGTTATCTGCCCCTGAAGGATTAA
- a CDS encoding nitroreductase family protein, translating to MNEKLIKGHPHILLKHQNPNIEILQKRSDDFYLSMDKRRSVREFSDKKIPRVVIENIVKTASTAPSGAHKQPWTFCIISNPALKKKIRIAAEAEEKESYDSRMSDQWLKDLEPIGTDWEKPFLETVPYIIVVFKKIYDEEEGQKKTNYYVNESVGIACGFLISAIHQAGLATLTHTPSPMNFLSEILERPKNERPYLLLPVGYPAEETYVPKLGRKGLEEMAKFYD from the coding sequence ATGAATGAAAAACTTATAAAGGGACACCCTCACATCCTCTTAAAACATCAGAATCCCAATATCGAAATACTTCAAAAAAGAAGTGATGATTTCTACTTATCAATGGATAAAAGAAGATCGGTTCGAGAGTTTTCTGACAAAAAGATCCCGAGAGTAGTAATTGAAAACATAGTCAAAACTGCATCAACTGCGCCTTCTGGTGCTCATAAACAACCTTGGACATTTTGTATTATATCTAATCCAGCATTAAAAAAGAAAATAAGGATTGCTGCCGAAGCAGAAGAAAAAGAAAGTTATGACAGCCGAATGAGCGATCAATGGTTAAAAGATTTAGAACCAATCGGCACAGACTGGGAAAAGCCCTTTTTAGAAACTGTACCGTACATTATTGTGGTTTTTAAAAAGATTTACGATGAAGAAGAAGGACAGAAAAAAACTAATTACTATGTAAACGAGTCAGTTGGAATTGCTTGTGGCTTCTTAATTTCTGCTATACACCAAGCTGGCTTGGCTACGCTAACTCATACGCCCAGTCCTATGAATTTTTTATCGGAAATTCTGGAAAGACCTAAAAATGAAAGACCCTACTTATTGTTACCTGTTGGGTATCCTGCTGAGGAGACTTATGTCCCTAAACTTGGAAGAAAGGGGTTAGAAGAAATGGCTAAATTTTATGATTAA
- a CDS encoding TIGR02757 family protein, translated as MKQIEEVRSLLDEKYDLYNRPDFIAEDPVSIPHLFTKKQDIEISAFFASILAWGQRKTIINKCKELMTMMGNSPHEFIMHHSENDLKDLMHFKHRTFNDIDTLYFIHFFKAFYQKHDSLEEAFLLGRSTENEFIKESLIAFHHFFFASEIAPQRTRKHIATPERKSACKRINMYLRWMVRQDDRGVDFGIWNNIKTADLICPCDLHVDRVARKLGLIQRKQTDWQTAEELTAGLRKMDSNDPVKYDFALFGLGVMEGFGK; from the coding sequence ATGAAGCAAATTGAGGAGGTGAGATCCTTATTGGATGAAAAGTATGACTTGTATAATCGACCAGACTTTATTGCCGAAGACCCAGTCAGTATTCCACATTTATTTACGAAAAAGCAGGATATAGAAATTTCTGCTTTTTTTGCTTCAATTTTAGCATGGGGACAAAGAAAAACCATCATCAATAAATGCAAAGAGCTGATGACCATGATGGGGAACAGTCCACATGAATTTATAATGCATCATTCTGAAAATGATTTAAAAGATCTGATGCATTTTAAGCATAGGACTTTCAATGATATTGATACCCTTTATTTTATTCATTTCTTTAAAGCATTCTATCAAAAACATGATAGTTTAGAGGAGGCTTTCCTGTTGGGCAGATCAACTGAGAACGAATTCATAAAAGAAAGCCTGATTGCTTTTCACCATTTCTTTTTTGCTTCCGAAATAGCTCCTCAAAGGACCCGTAAACACATTGCCACTCCAGAAAGGAAATCAGCCTGCAAAAGAATCAATATGTACTTGAGATGGATGGTCAGACAAGATGATAGGGGAGTAGATTTCGGTATTTGGAACAATATTAAGACTGCCGATTTAATTTGCCCGTGCGATTTACATGTCGATAGGGTAGCTCGGAAATTAGGTTTAATCCAAAGAAAACAAACCGATTGGCAAACAGCGGAAGAATTAACAGCAGGCTTACGGAAAATGGATTCCAATGATCCGGTTAAATATGATTTCGCATTATTTGGCTTGGGGGTTATGGAAGGATTTGGGAAATAA
- a CDS encoding NfeD family protein → MKKTALILFLLSIIQFPVFADTLSTKSEVFIMEIKDQIDARTKRYVDIALQEAKDRKSSHIIIEMNTYGGALYDADEIRSALLNLDIPVYVFIDNNAASAGALISIACDSIYMAPGGSIGAATVVNQTGEAAPDKYQSYMRSIMRSTAEAKNRNPQIAEAMVDEKIEIEGITKAGEVITFSTSEAITNDFCEGQFNNTTELLTHLNLDDTKVYRFQTSTTESIISFFINPFISGILILIIIGGIYFELQTPGVGFPIMASIIALVLYLIPYYLNGLAENWEILAFVIGLVLIAIEVFVIPGFGVFGILGLILTLGSLVFMMLNNEMFDFEFVPSENITRALLTTLTGLFGSIILMFIGGVRLTNSNFFKRVALQGVQSKTDGYSSRFIEAGMAGKTGSVFSVLRPSGKVEIEGELYDAHTRGEYLEQGEKIVVVDESGTSLKVKKAEN, encoded by the coding sequence ATGAAAAAAACAGCCTTAATTTTATTCCTACTCTCTATTATTCAATTTCCAGTTTTTGCTGATACGCTATCTACCAAGTCTGAAGTATTCATCATGGAAATCAAAGATCAGATTGATGCCAGGACTAAACGCTATGTTGATATTGCCCTCCAAGAAGCTAAGGATAGAAAATCCTCTCATATCATCATCGAAATGAATACTTATGGTGGTGCTTTATATGATGCAGATGAAATACGATCCGCATTATTGAATTTGGACATTCCTGTCTATGTTTTTATTGACAATAACGCTGCTTCAGCTGGGGCACTAATTTCAATCGCTTGCGATAGTATTTATATGGCTCCTGGAGGAAGTATAGGTGCTGCAACTGTTGTCAATCAAACGGGTGAAGCAGCGCCTGACAAATACCAGTCTTATATGCGTTCCATTATGAGGTCAACAGCAGAAGCCAAGAATCGTAATCCACAAATAGCAGAGGCAATGGTTGATGAAAAAATTGAGATTGAAGGCATTACCAAAGCAGGGGAAGTGATAACATTTTCAACATCGGAAGCAATCACAAACGATTTTTGTGAAGGTCAATTCAATAATACCACAGAATTATTGACGCATCTGAATTTAGATGATACCAAAGTTTATCGATTCCAAACAAGTACAACAGAATCAATTATTTCATTTTTTATCAATCCGTTCATTAGTGGAATTTTAATTCTAATCATAATTGGTGGGATATACTTCGAATTGCAAACTCCAGGGGTTGGGTTTCCAATCATGGCTTCTATTATAGCTTTAGTTCTGTATTTGATACCCTATTACCTAAATGGGTTGGCAGAAAACTGGGAAATCTTAGCCTTCGTCATAGGATTGGTTTTAATAGCTATCGAAGTATTTGTCATTCCAGGTTTTGGAGTATTTGGGATTTTAGGCTTGATATTGACTTTGGGTTCTTTAGTTTTCATGATGTTAAATAATGAAATGTTTGATTTTGAATTTGTACCAAGTGAAAACATAACTCGGGCTTTACTGACGACCTTAACTGGCCTGTTTGGTAGTATAATTTTAATGTTTATTGGTGGAGTCCGTCTAACAAATAGTAATTTTTTTAAAAGAGTAGCCTTACAAGGGGTTCAATCCAAAACGGACGGTTATTCATCTCGCTTTATAGAAGCTGGAATGGCCGGTAAAACCGGTTCAGTATTCTCGGTTCTCAGACCAAGCGGAAAAGTAGAAATCGAAGGAGAACTGTATGACGCACATACCAGAGGTGAGTATTTGGAACAAGGTGAAAAAATAGTAGTGGTTGATGAAAGTGGTACGAGTTTAAAAGTAAAAAAAGCGGAAAACTAA
- the hisIE gene encoding bifunctional phosphoribosyl-AMP cyclohydrolase/phosphoribosyl-ATP diphosphatase HisIE, giving the protein MQTPDFSKGENGLLPAVIQDNVTGKVLMLGYMNAEALEKTQSTGKVTFFSRSKQRLWTKGESSSNFLHLVDISLDCDQDSFLIKVNPDGPTCHTGADTCWGEKNEGIGFIKQLEAVIEERKNGDSEKSYVKSLFEKGINKIAQKVGEEAVEVVIEAKDDNEELFLNESADLLFHYLILLQAKGYKIQDVVKILEGRHR; this is encoded by the coding sequence ATGCAAACACCCGATTTTTCAAAAGGTGAAAATGGTTTATTGCCTGCAGTCATTCAAGACAATGTAACAGGGAAAGTACTAATGCTGGGATACATGAACGCAGAAGCACTTGAGAAAACACAATCAACTGGAAAAGTGACCTTTTTTAGCAGATCAAAACAAAGACTTTGGACAAAGGGAGAGTCTTCTTCCAATTTTCTACATTTGGTAGACATATCTTTGGATTGCGACCAAGATAGCTTTCTAATTAAGGTGAATCCTGATGGACCTACTTGCCATACTGGTGCAGATACCTGCTGGGGTGAAAAAAATGAAGGCATAGGATTTATTAAGCAGTTAGAAGCGGTTATTGAAGAACGAAAAAATGGAGATAGTGAAAAATCCTATGTGAAAAGTTTATTCGAAAAGGGAATTAACAAAATTGCACAAAAAGTAGGAGAGGAAGCTGTAGAAGTAGTAATTGAAGCTAAAGATGATAACGAGGAGTTGTTTTTAAATGAGTCAGCTGATTTGTTATTCCATTATTTAATTCTATTACAAGCCAAAGGATATAAGATACAAGATGTGGTCAAAATATTGGAAGGTAGGCATCGTTAG
- the xseA gene encoding exodeoxyribonuclease VII large subunit translates to MQHISLTDLNLLIKDTLNTQLEPSYWVVAEIGELREARNGHCYLEFVEKDEESNQLLSKSRATIWSYSYRSISAWFQSITGESLKAGMTVLANVQIQFHEVYGLSLNVKDIDPNFTLGERARKKQEIIARLKEDGVFEMNKSHALPIVPQRIAIISAESAAGYGDFMNQIGNNDYGYQLRSQLFVATMQGDKAAQTIISALHQIHQQIEDFDAVILIRGGGAQVDLDCFDDYELAAHIAQFPLPVFTGIGHERDETICDLVAHSKLKTPTAVAEFLIRGMRIYEEKINFATQNILAYLNQKVDLEQHKLNDRRHSLRYALRKHFNKAENQLARHEQKLQYGVRKNFQNSRQKLEIYEKTLELINPEMVFKKGYSYTSLNGKSIMGQKLKKGDELKTITAKQEVKSRVESVGKSD, encoded by the coding sequence ATGCAGCACATTTCTCTAACTGATCTCAATTTATTAATTAAGGATACCCTCAACACCCAGTTGGAGCCCTCCTATTGGGTAGTAGCTGAAATTGGCGAACTACGGGAGGCTAGAAATGGTCATTGCTATTTGGAATTTGTAGAGAAAGATGAAGAAAGCAATCAACTATTATCCAAAAGTAGAGCTACCATTTGGTCATACAGCTACCGTAGCATCAGTGCTTGGTTTCAATCTATTACAGGGGAAAGTCTAAAAGCTGGTATGACGGTATTGGCCAATGTTCAAATACAGTTTCATGAAGTATATGGTTTAAGCCTAAATGTAAAGGATATAGATCCTAATTTCACCTTGGGTGAAAGAGCCAGGAAAAAGCAGGAGATTATAGCACGACTCAAAGAAGATGGTGTTTTTGAGATGAATAAAAGCCATGCCCTACCTATAGTTCCTCAAAGAATAGCAATAATCAGTGCTGAATCAGCTGCAGGTTACGGAGACTTCATGAATCAAATCGGAAATAATGACTATGGTTACCAATTGCGAAGTCAACTTTTCGTAGCTACCATGCAAGGAGATAAGGCAGCTCAAACGATCATTAGCGCTTTACATCAAATCCATCAACAAATAGAGGATTTTGATGCCGTCATTCTGATCAGAGGAGGTGGTGCTCAGGTTGATTTAGATTGTTTTGATGACTATGAATTAGCTGCCCATATTGCACAATTTCCACTGCCTGTCTTTACTGGAATTGGTCACGAGCGAGATGAAACGATTTGTGATTTGGTAGCACACTCTAAATTAAAAACTCCAACTGCAGTAGCTGAATTTTTGATTAGGGGAATGAGAATTTATGAGGAAAAGATAAATTTTGCCACTCAAAATATATTGGCTTATCTCAATCAAAAAGTAGATTTAGAGCAACATAAACTCAATGACCGAAGACATTCTTTGAGATATGCATTAAGAAAGCATTTCAATAAGGCTGAAAATCAGTTGGCTCGACACGAACAAAAACTGCAATACGGTGTTCGTAAAAACTTTCAAAATAGTCGACAAAAACTCGAGATTTACGAAAAAACTTTGGAATTGATAAATCCTGAAATGGTTTTTAAAAAAGGCTATTCCTACACCAGCCTCAACGGTAAAAGCATCATGGGACAGAAGTTGAAAAAAGGAGATGAATTGAAGACTATTACGGCTAAGCAGGAGGTTAAAAGTAGAGTGGAATCTGTTGGGAAGAGTGATTAA